Below is a genomic region from Parageobacillus toebii NBRC 107807.
GGCGACAAGCGGGAGATGGAAATGGTTTTTAATGTCACGGATAATATCCATATAAGCGAGCGCTGGTTTTACCATTAAAAAGTCAGCGCCTTCACGCACATCCGATTCCGCTTCGCGGAACGCCTCGAGGCGATTGGCCGGATCCATTTGATATGTTTTCCGGTCGCCGAATTGCGGCGCGCTGTCCGCAGCATCACGGAACGGACCGTAAAATGCGGACGCATATTTAATCGCATACGACATAATCGGCACATTCGTAAATCCGGCTTCATCGAGTCCTTGGCGAATCGCAGCAACAAAACCGTCCATCATATTAGAAGGTGCGATAATATCCGCGCCCGCTTTCACTTGGCTGACGGCTGTTTTTACAAGCAATTCAAGCGATGGATCGTTTAACACTTGCTCGTTTTCGACTACACCGCAATGTCCATGGCTTGTATATTCACATAAACATGTATCCGCAATAACAACGACATCTGGATAATTTGCTTTGATTTGGCGGATCGCCTCCTGAACGATCCCATGCTCACAATATGCTTGTGAGCCGACTTCATCTTTTTCTGCCGGCACACCGAAAACGATTACCGATTTAATGCCTAGTTGGACGACTTCATCCATTTCCTCATTTAAACGGTCAAGAGAAAATTGATAGATCCCTGGCATGGATGGTATTTCCCGTTTTACCCCTTTTTCTTCGACGACAAAAATCGGATAAATAAGATCGTCTACATGAAGATGTGTTTCTCTCACCATCGCTCGTAAATTCGCGGTTTGCCGCAGGCGGCGATGGCGATCAAATTGTAATGTTGCCATTTATTTTTCCCTCCATCGTCCTTTTTGCAAAATATAATTCCATTTCTTTTATCATATCATCAATCGTATACTCGTCTGGACAAATATGCACGGCAAGTCCCGCTTTTTCTGCTGTTTCCTTCGTAATCGGACCGATGCAGGCGATCACGCAGCCGCTAAGTAGTGAAGCGATATCTTCTTTTTCCATCATCCGTATAAAGCTTTGTACGGTAGAGGAACTTGTAAACGTGATCACATCCAGTTTTCTTTCCCGCAACAGATATAACAATTGTTCTTTTCCTGATTCATTCATCAATGTTTCATACACAATAAGGTCCGTTACGTCTGCTCCCATATTGATCAGCGCATCACGCAATACCGGCCTTGCTAAATTTCCTTTCACTAAAAGAACGCGGTCGCGCGGCTTAACAAGCGGTTTTAGCGCCTCGATCATCCCTTCGGCGACAAATTCGCTAGGAATGGCAGCAGGAGAAACGCCATACGTTTTTAAAGCCGCCGCCGTTTTCTTTCCGACTACCGCCACTTTTGGAAGCGGAGTTTCCTTTTTGACAAATGGGAAGAAAAAACGGACACCATTTGCGCTTGTAAAAATGAGCCAATCATAATCGGAAAGCTGACGCACACATCGTTCAATTTCTTCACGATGGGAAGAAGGAGAAATCGAAATAAGCGGAATTTCAATCGGCGTTGCTCCTGCTTTGCGTAGTTTTTCAGAGAACGCTTTCGCCTGTTCTTTTCCTCTTGTCACAAGCACCGTTTTTCCCGACAACGGACCGCTCACTGTCGATTCATCTCCTCTTTAATACGATCAATTAATGCTTTCGCGCCACGCTCTATTAACATTTTCGCAGCGTTCGTTCCGACTTCTTCCGGATTCGATCCGCTTACCGTTTCTTTATATATCTCTTTTCCGTCTGGAGAAGCAACAAGAGCGGTTAAAACGATATCCTCGCGATCGTCAATATATGCATATCCCGCAATCGGCACTTGACAGCCGCCTTCCATTTGTTGTAAAAATACACGTTCGGCCAAAACAGCCCGCTCGGTGTGAACATCGTTTAATTTTTGCAGCCATTCCCGCAATTCTTCATCATTTTCGCGGCATTCCACCGCCAGCGCTCCTTGTCCAACAGCAGGAAGACATACATCTGTTGATAAATATTCCGTAATGACATCTCTTGCCCAACCCATGCGCACTAATCCGGCCGCCGCAAGAATAATGGCGTCGTAATCTTCGTTTTGCAGCTTCGCAAGTCTCGTATCGATATTGCCGCGAATCCATTTGATCTTTAAATCCGGCCGTTTTGCCAGTATTTGTGCAGAACGGCGCAAACTGCTTGTCCCAACGATCGCTCCACTTGGAAGATTCGCAAACGTTTCTTTGTTTTTACTAATCAACACATCATGATGATCCTCACGCGGCGGCACGCAGCCAATGATAAGACCATCAGGCAAAACAGCGGGCATATCTTTCATGCTATGTACTGCCATATCAATTTCGCCGTTTAGCATTGCATGTTCAATTTCTTTTACGAACAATCCTTTGCCACCGACTTTGGATAACGTCACATCAATAATTTTGTCCCCTTTGGTGACAATTTCTTTTACTTCAAATTCAAACGGCGCTCCTAATTGCCGAAGCCGCTCGATGACCCAGTTCGTCTGGGTGAGCGCAAGTTTGCTGCGGCGCGATCCAACGATGATTTTTCGCATCTTTCATTCCTCCACTACGAATACCAAAAATGAAATTTCGATAAACTACCGAATAAGAGAAAGTTTACCAATAAAAATAAAAACGAACCGATATTCCATAGTGCAATCATTTTTCCTTGCACTTGCTGGACAATGCGCTTGTAAAAGTAAATACTGTACACTGCAAGTACAACAAACGAACCTAACACTTTCACATCATACCAATGAAAATCTTCCACTTTGATATAGGCCCAAATCACTCCAAGAATCAATCCTAATAACAACATAGGCAATCCAATTAAATTTAAAACATAAGACATAAAATCTAATTTCGTTAAATCAGCCATCCGCCATAACCGTTCTCCCCATTTTTTCCGTTTCAATAAGCTGTATTGCAACATGTACAATACCGAAAAAATAAACGAAAGCGAAAACGCCGCATATGCTAATAATGCCATTGTAATATGAATCATTAGCAATTCAGAAATCAGCCTTTCGGCAACAGCCGGTGACTGATGGTGATTTGGCGCGAACGTATGAATCGCCAAAATTAAAAACGCTAGCACGTTCGTAAAAAAGACGATAAAATCAACGCGCATCAACCGGTTAATGATAAGAGATAACGTAATGAGCAACCATGCGTAAAAATAGAGGCCTTCCGACATCGTTAAAATTGGAAAACGCCCTGTCTGTATGATGCGAAACAAGAAAAAAAATGTTTGCAGCATCCAAACAATAGAAAGTAACCAGAAAGCGACTTGATTCGCCTTCCGGTTACGTTGGAGAAAATCAGTAAAATATAAAAGTATAGACAATACGTACAAAAGAATAGACAGCTCATATAACCGGGGCATGGTCATCTCTAACATATGCCAAAATCCTCTCTTATGACTGTAGAGACGGCATAGCGGCGCGTTGACCATCCGTTTTTGCTTGCTTTTGTGCTTTCACTTCGTCTTCGATATTAAAAATTTTCATAAACAATTGCAACGCTTCTTCGGCATTTGGTTCAGCTGCCAACTCTTTTGCGCGTAAAATCGGATCGCGCAGCAATTGATTAATAATGCTTTTTGTGTGTTTGTTCAATACTTTCCGGTCACGTTCCGATAAATGCGGCAATTTCCGTTCAATGCTCCGCATTGTCTCCGCTTGAATCGCCAGCGCTTTTTCACGAAGCGCCGCAATAACAGGCACAACGCCGAGCGTATGAAGCCATTGCTGGAAGGCAACAAGCTCTGTTCCGATCATACGTTCAATTTGCTCTGCCGCTTTTTTGCGCTCTTCTAAATTCGCTTGCACGATTCCTTCTAAATCGTCAATATCATATAAAAAGACGCTTTCTAACTCGGCAAGCGCTGGGTCTAAATCTCGCGGAACAGCGATATCGACCATAAATAGCGGGCGTCCTTTCCGCATTTTTTCTACATGAACCATCATTTCTTTCGTGATGATATAATCTTTTGCTCCAGTAGAGCTAATAACAATGTCCGCCTCCAGAAGCGCACAGGATAGCTCACAAAGCGATTTTGCCGTACCTGAAAACTTTTTCGCCAGCTGCTCTGCTTTTTCGAGCGTTCGGTTGACAACGGTTACTTTTCCTACGCCACTTCCATATAAATTTTGCGCCGCCAATTCTCCCATTTTGCCAGCGCCGATAATTAAAACATGTTTCGAAGATAAATCCCCGAAAATCTTTTTCGCTAATTCTACTGCCGCGTAACTTACAGACACGGCGTTTGCGCCGATTTCTGTTTCGGAATGGGCGCGCTTTGCAAATGTGACCGCCTGCTTGAATAACTGATTAAATATTGTACCAATCGTTCCATGTTCTTGAGCAAGAAGATAACTTGATTTTACTTGACCTAAAATTTGTGTTTCTCCTAAAATCATCGAATCTAAACCAGAAGCAACACGGAATAAATGTTCGATCGCTGCCTCATTTTCCATAATGTTTAAATAAGGTGTAAGCGCATCGATTTCCACATGAAACCAATTGGCCAAAAATGATTTTATATAATAACGACCGGTATGCAGCTGATCAACAACTGCATAAACTTCGGTACGATTGCATGTAGAAACAATCACATTTTCTAAAATGCTTTTTTGCTGCTGCAATTGCTTCATTGCATCGACCAATTCCGACTCACTAAACGTGAGTTTTTCACGGATTTCAACAGGGGCCGTTTTATAGTTTACGCCAACAACAACAATATGCACTTCCTTTATACCCCCTTAATCAAGTACATAAATATCTTTTTTTATTATAGCACATATGTCTTTCTACTTTTTGAAAAAAGTGTGAACACGCTAGAAAGCATATGATAAACTTTATACAGTATAAGTGTATCACAAAAAAGTTTGTCGAAAAACTGGGAGGAACCGATGAAAAAACAAGCTGCGTTCTCTGGCATTATTCTTGTTGGACTGGGCGTTTACTTTTTTGCCAATCAGCTTCACTCCTCATTTGCCCATCTTTTTCAAGACTGGCCAGCACTGTTAATGATTCTCGGGGCGGCGCTGATCGGCCAGGCGTATTCCGCCCGTGAATACCAACACCTATTTCCAGGCATCATTTTGTTTGGATTCGGACTTCACATTTTACTTGTCCATTGGTTCAAACAATGGCCAAATCATATCGGCGTCTTTTTCTTTATCATTGCGATAGCATTTTTCATTAGCTCCCGAAAAGTAAAAAGCGGTCTTGGCCAAAGCATCTTTTTTTTAGCATTAGCCTTTATTATGCTGTTTTCCGAACATTTTCAGCCGCTGTTTTATATTGTCGAAACAGGCATTGCATCGATTTGGAAGTTTTGGCCGCTTGGGCTAATCCTTGCGGGTATATACATATTATTGGTAAAGAGGAAATAATCCATACAAAAAACACCAGCCTCGTTTCATGCTGGTGTTTTTTCGATTATAGGAATCGCTCCAATGCTGCCCATGCTTCTTCTTTTCCTTGGCCTGTTTCTGCCGAAAAAAGAATAAGTTTATCATCCTCCATGATGTTCAACGTTTCACGGACAACTTTTAAATGCTTTTGCCATTTTCCCTTCGGAACTTTATCTGCTTTCGTCGCAATGATAATCGTCGGGATTTGATAATGTTTTAAAAACTCATACATCATGACATCATCTTTCGTCGGCGGATGTCGCAAGTCGACGATCAGAACAACTGCGCGCAGCTGTTCTCTTGTCGTAAAATACGTTTCCATCATTTTTCCCCATGCTTCCCGCTCTTTCTTTGAGACCCTCGCAAATCCATATCCCGGCACATCAACAAAATAAAGCGATTCATTAATAAGGTAAAAATTTAATGTTTGCGTTTTTCCTGGTTTCGATGAA
It encodes:
- the hemB gene encoding porphobilinogen synthase, with translation MATLQFDRHRRLRQTANLRAMVRETHLHVDDLIYPIFVVEEKGVKREIPSMPGIYQFSLDRLNEEMDEVVQLGIKSVIVFGVPAEKDEVGSQAYCEHGIVQEAIRQIKANYPDVVVIADTCLCEYTSHGHCGVVENEQVLNDPSLELLVKTAVSQVKAGADIIAPSNMMDGFVAAIRQGLDEAGFTNVPIMSYAIKYASAFYGPFRDAADSAPQFGDRKTYQMDPANRLEAFREAESDVREGADFLMVKPALAYMDIIRDIKNHFHLPLVAYNVSGEYSMVKAAAQNGWINEKEIVMEMLTGMKRAGADLIMTYFAKDAARWLNE
- a CDS encoding LiaI-LiaF-like domain-containing protein; the protein is MKKQAAFSGIILVGLGVYFFANQLHSSFAHLFQDWPALLMILGAALIGQAYSAREYQHLFPGIILFGFGLHILLVHWFKQWPNHIGVFFFIIAIAFFISSRKVKSGLGQSIFFLALAFIMLFSEHFQPLFYIVETGIASIWKFWPLGLILAGIYILLVKRK
- a CDS encoding uroporphyrinogen-III synthase, whose protein sequence is MSGPLSGKTVLVTRGKEQAKAFSEKLRKAGATPIEIPLISISPSSHREEIERCVRQLSDYDWLIFTSANGVRFFFPFVKKETPLPKVAVVGKKTAAALKTYGVSPAAIPSEFVAEGMIEALKPLVKPRDRVLLVKGNLARPVLRDALINMGADVTDLIVYETLMNESGKEQLLYLLRERKLDVITFTSSSTVQSFIRMMEKEDIASLLSGCVIACIGPITKETAEKAGLAVHICPDEYTIDDMIKEMELYFAKRTMEGKINGNITI
- the hemA gene encoding glutamyl-tRNA reductase, which gives rise to MHIVVVGVNYKTAPVEIREKLTFSESELVDAMKQLQQQKSILENVIVSTCNRTEVYAVVDQLHTGRYYIKSFLANWFHVEIDALTPYLNIMENEAAIEHLFRVASGLDSMILGETQILGQVKSSYLLAQEHGTIGTIFNQLFKQAVTFAKRAHSETEIGANAVSVSYAAVELAKKIFGDLSSKHVLIIGAGKMGELAAQNLYGSGVGKVTVVNRTLEKAEQLAKKFSGTAKSLCELSCALLEADIVISSTGAKDYIITKEMMVHVEKMRKGRPLFMVDIAVPRDLDPALAELESVFLYDIDDLEGIVQANLEERKKAAEQIERMIGTELVAFQQWLHTLGVVPVIAALREKALAIQAETMRSIERKLPHLSERDRKVLNKHTKSIINQLLRDPILRAKELAAEPNAEEALQLFMKIFNIEDEVKAQKQAKTDGQRAAMPSLQS
- the yihA gene encoding ribosome biogenesis GTP-binding protein YihA/YsxC, translating into MNVTKAEIAVSAVKPEQYPDGALPEFALAGRSNVGKSSFINKMINRKNLARTSSKPGKTQTLNFYLINESLYFVDVPGYGFARVSKKEREAWGKMMETYFTTREQLRAVVLIVDLRHPPTKDDVMMYEFLKHYQIPTIIIATKADKVPKGKWQKHLKVVRETLNIMEDDKLILFSAETGQGKEEAWAALERFL
- the ccsA gene encoding cytochrome c biogenesis protein is translated as MLEMTMPRLYELSILLYVLSILLYFTDFLQRNRKANQVAFWLLSIVWMLQTFFFLFRIIQTGRFPILTMSEGLYFYAWLLITLSLIINRLMRVDFIVFFTNVLAFLILAIHTFAPNHHQSPAVAERLISELLMIHITMALLAYAAFSLSFIFSVLYMLQYSLLKRKKWGERLWRMADLTKLDFMSYVLNLIGLPMLLLGLILGVIWAYIKVEDFHWYDVKVLGSFVVLAVYSIYFYKRIVQQVQGKMIALWNIGSFLFLLVNFLLFGSLSKFHFWYS
- the hemC gene encoding hydroxymethylbilane synthase; this translates as MRKIIVGSRRSKLALTQTNWVIERLRQLGAPFEFEVKEIVTKGDKIIDVTLSKVGGKGLFVKEIEHAMLNGEIDMAVHSMKDMPAVLPDGLIIGCVPPREDHHDVLISKNKETFANLPSGAIVGTSSLRRSAQILAKRPDLKIKWIRGNIDTRLAKLQNEDYDAIILAAAGLVRMGWARDVITEYLSTDVCLPAVGQGALAVECRENDEELREWLQKLNDVHTERAVLAERVFLQQMEGGCQVPIAGYAYIDDREDIVLTALVASPDGKEIYKETVSGSNPEEVGTNAAKMLIERGAKALIDRIKEEMNRQ